In Cyanobacterium sp. Dongsha4, the genomic window TAGGAGTCGAATTACACATCAAGACAGAAGAAATTATTTCCGATGATGTGAGAATAATAACTTCCAAGGACTTAATTTTTGATGGTAACCTCAGTTTTGGATAAGAAAACAGGCAGATAGTAAGCTGAATATAACAAACCATCAACTAACTACTGCCCTATGTTTAATTTAGATTATTTATTTTGTCATGTCGATGATTTCTGCCAACAATTTGAGCCTCAATGGCAACAAAAACTTATCTCTCATGGTGCTGTCCAACGTGTTCGTACTAAAAGTCTCTGTTTAAGTGAAATTATGACTATTCTCATTGCTTTTCACCAAAATCATTACCGTAATTTCAAACATTTTTATCTTAATCACGTTCAACAATATTGGACTTCTGCTTTTCCCAAACTTCCCAGTTATCAACGTTTTGTCCAATGGATTCCATCAACGATTATTCCCTTGTGTGTTTACCTCAAGCACTGTTTTGGTAACTGTACCGGAATTAGTTTTATTGATTCTACTAAGATCCAAGTTTGTCATAATCGCCGTATTCGCCAACATAAAGTATTTAAAAATTTAGCTCAAAGAGGCAAAACCTCTGTGGATTGGTTTTTTGGTTTTAAACTCCATCTGGTAGTCAATGAACTGGGGGAAATTGTGAATATGAGTTTAACCCCAGGTAATGTCGATGACCGTAAACCTGTAGTCGATCTTTTAAAAGAGCTTTGGGGAAAAGTTTTTGGTGATAGAGGT contains:
- a CDS encoding IS982 family transposase — translated: MFNLDYLFCHVDDFCQQFEPQWQQKLISHGAVQRVRTKSLCLSEIMTILIAFHQNHYRNFKHFYLNHVQQYWTSAFPKLPSYQRFVQWIPSTIIPLCVYLKHCFGNCTGISFIDSTKIQVCHNRRIRQHKVFKNLAQRGKTSVDWFFGFKLHLVVNELGEIVNMSLTPGNVDDRKPVVDLLKELWGKVFGDRGYVSQKLATKLLKDFGIEFFAKPRRNMKNKLMRLHDKLLSRKRAIVETINDQLKNISQIEHSRHRSPINFCVNILCGLIAYCHQPKKPHLSLEWILPQSA